Genomic window (Corallococcus caeni):
GGACGTGGCGCGGGTGCGCGGGCTGCGCACCCAATTGTCCATCCTGCGGCGCGTGGTGGAGGTGGCGGTGGTGCTGGTGGCCGCGTCGCTCTTGCTCCTCCAGTTCGAGGCGGTGCGCAACGTGGGCGTGTCGCTGCTGGCGTCCGCGGGCATCGCGGGCCTGGCCATTGGTCTGGCCGCGCAGAAGTCGCTGTCCACGCTGCTCGCGGGCATCCAGCTGTCCATCACGCAGCCCATGCGCATTGGCGACACGGTCATCATCGAGAACGAGTGGGGCTGGGTGGAGGAGATCACCCTCACCTACGTCGTCGTGAAGGTGTGGGATTTGCGCCGGCTGGTCATCCCCATCACGCAGTTCCTGGAGAAGCCCTTCCAGAACTGGAGCAAGGTGTCGCCGGAGATCCTGGGCACGGCGGAGCTGTACGTGGACTTCCGCACGGACGTGCCCGCGGTGCGCGCGGAGCTGAGGCGCATCCTGGAGCAGGAGTCGAACGGGCTGTGGGACGGCAAGGTGCAGGGGCTCCAGGTGACGGACCTGAGCGAGCGCACCATGAAGCTTCGCGCCCTGGTGAGCGCGGCGGACTCGGGCAAGGCGTTCGACCTGCGCTGCCTGGTGCGGGAGAAGCTGGTGGCCTACCTCCAGGCCCAGCCGCACGGGCTGCCGCTCCTGCGCGCGGAGGCCACGCCCCTGCCCTTCCCGGAGGAGAAGGCCGCGGGCCCGGCCCTCATGGCCGCGCGCGTGGGCAACAACGCCCGCGTGGAGCCCCAGCGCTGACGGCCGGCGCTCAGTGCCACGTGCCCACGGAGAGCTTGCGCTCCTCCGCGATGGGCTGGAGCCGCTCGCGCAGCTGTTCGCGAACCTGGTGGAGCCACCAGCCCACCGTGCCCGTGGAGCGGCCCACCTGGGCGCCGATGCTCACGTAGGAGCGCCCCTGCGCGCGCAGGCGGAACACCTCCCGCTGCTGCGGCGGCAGGCGGTCCACCGCCTCGCGCAGGTCCTTCTCCTGGATGAAGGTCCAGAGCTCGCCGCCCTCGGCCTCCTGCGGGTCGTCCGCCAGCACCGTCACCCAGCCCGCGTTCACCGCCTTGCGCTGCTCCGCGCGGTGGTGGCGCAACAGGCTGATGGCCCGCGTGTTGATGACCCGCCCCGTCCACGCCCGGAAGGCCTCCGCCCCCTGGAGGTGCAGCCGCTCCTTCCACGCCTCGTCCAGCGCGTGCTGCACCAGGTCCTCCGCGTCCGCCGCGTTCCCCAGGATGCGCTGCGCGTGCTTCAAGAGCCCCGAACGGAATTGGATGACCAGCTCCGCGAACGTCTGCATCTCTTTGTCAGCCATGGAAGTGCCCCCCAAGCCGCGTTCCGTGCACGACCATGATGACAAGGGTTTTCAAATACGGATGCACATCCTTTCCTGGAATTACCAAGAGTGTCTGGAAAACCTATCCCACCCGGCGATTTCCGCCGCCGCTGTCGCGAATGCATCCAGTGTCTGTCTTTCGGGTGTCCACCGGGGGCAGGGGCGGCGCGATTCCAGACAGCTCCACGCGTGGGCATTGCTCCACGGATCATTCCGCGTGAAACAGCGGGCACCTGCCCCGGAGGGTGATGGCCCGGCGGTTCGCGCTGGACGGGTGGCCCTACTCCTTTCGGGGGAGCGTATTTTCAGGAGGGATGCAGGAGGCTCCGGGCTCTTCGTCTCCCTGGAGTGCCATGAAGCGTCTGCTCCCCGTCGTTCCCCTGCTGCTGTGGTGCCAGGCCTGTGACCGTGCGCCCGCGCGCATCGACTTCCAGCCCCCGGGCTACGTGCTGTCCTCCAGTGAAGTGGCCCTGAAACCCCGGGTCTTCACCCAGGGCGGCGACGTGCTGGAGGACTCGCGGCCCACGCTCTCCGTGGCGCCAGCGGACCTCGCCGTCGTCACGGCGGCCTCGGGCCTGCGCTGCCTGCGCTCCGGGGACGGGACGCTCTCCGTGACCGCGGGCCCCGTGAGCCGCTCGGAGCCCCTGCGCTGCCGCCTGGTGGAGACGCTGCGCGCGCCCTCCGCGCTGCGCCTCATCATCCCCAACGCCCCGGTCGTCGCGGAGGTGTCCGCGCGCGACGCGAGCGGCGCGGTGCTGCACGACGTGCCGGTGACGCTTACGTCGTCCAACCCGGCCATCTTCCGCGTGGAGGCGGGCGCGCTCGCGCCGGTGTCCGTGGGCACCGCGAACCTAGAGGTGTCCGCGGGCGACCGGACCGCCACCACGCCCGTGACGGTGGTGCGCAAGCTCAAGGCGGAGCCGCTGCTGCTCAACGACGGGGCGCGCACGAGTTGGAGCCTCCCCCAGGGCCACTATGAGATTGAAGCGCAGGTGCGCTCGGCGGACGGGAGCGCGCACGGCATCACGCTCTCGTGGGTGGGCGGCTCCAACTGCCAGGACGCAGGCGAGGCCCAGAAGCTGCGCAGCCAGTGCACCATCGAGAACACCGGCTCCGTCATCCTGGAGAACCCCACCACCTTCGGCCTGGGCCCCGCCGCGGACGGCGTGGTGGCCATGTACGAGGTGCCCTGAGGCCACGTCCAAACTGGTCCGACTGTCGGACAGGTTCGCGCGGCGCGGCTCCGGGGCGTGTGGGGCAAAACGCCCCGGAGCCGTCAGGCCCGTGGGCGCATGGGGCAGAACGCCCCGGGCCCATGCATGAAACACGCGTGAAGACCCGGCAGGGTTCTTGCTGACACGCCCCTGTCTCACGGCCAGTGCCGGATCCTCCGCCCCACACCCCTTTTACGGATCCGGCGCTGGCCGCGAGGCAGGAAGGCGGCAACCGCTCATGCTGGAACCACGGCGCCCCGAGTCGGCCGTTCGCGACGTGCTCCCCTACCGGAAGCCGAAGCTGGGACGGGACTACTGGATCAAGGACGACGTCCTGCCCAACGCGCTGGAGGTCTACGAGCGCAACCTGGCCCGCGAGGACTGGACGATGGGTGCCCCGTGGCGGCCGGAGATCTGGCCCGGCATCCGCGCTCCCCACGCGCTCACTCCCGAAGAGCTGGCCCCCGTGGAGCGGTGGATCTGCGAACAGGCCGGCGTGCGCGCCCTCAAGCAGGAGGCCCCGGCGCAGGGCTCGCTGTCCCACAACCACGTGCAGCTCGTGGGGGAGAAGGAGTCCACCGCCAAGCCGCATGTGGACTCGCTGGCGCTGTGCGACTTCGCGGGCGTCATCTACCTGCACCCCAAGCCGCCCGCGAAGCACCTGGGCACGTCCTTCTACCGGCTGCGCCTCCCCAGCGGAGGGCTGGGCGGCAACACCTGCCCTCCCGGCTGCGTCAACCTCACCCAGGCCTTCGGCGTGACGAAGCTGCCCGCGAACGCGTGGGTGCAGGACGTGGAGGTGGAGAACGTCTTCAACCGCCTCATCGTCTACCGAGCCGACTTCGTGCACTCGGCGACCGCGTACTTCGGGCAGGGCGACAAGCGGAACAAGCGCGCCACCGCCCTCTTCTTCTGGAAGGCCGTGCGTTAGGCCCGCGCGTCCAGCATCCGCGCCAGCATGTCCGCGCTGCGCTCGCTGCTGAACTGCTCCTCCACCTTGCGGCGACCCGCCTCACCCAGCCGGACCGCTTCGGCCGGATCCCTCGCCAGCTTCTCCAGCTTCTCCGCCAGCACCGCGGGCGCCTGCGGCGGCACGAGCACGCCGTCCACGCCGTCGTCCACCAGCTCCTTCACGCCGCCCGCGCCCGTCACCACCACCGGCGCGCGCATGGCCATGGCCTCCATGATGGCCACGCCCAGCGGCTCCTGGAGGCTCGCCAGCGCGAAGAGGTGCGAGCGCTGGATGCCGTCCTTCACCACGTCCTCGCTCACCGCGCCCAGCAGCGTCACCGCGTCCGTGAGGCCGTCCTGCGCGAGCTTCGCCTCCAGCACCTTGCGGTACGTGGTGCCGCCCGCCTCGTCCTCGCCCGCGATGGACAGCCGCGCGTCGATGCCCTTCTTGCGCAGCATCCCCACCGCGTCGATGAGGTCCGCGTGCCCCTTGCACGGGTTCAGCCGGCCGCACGCGAACAGCCGCAGCGGGCCTTCGCCGGACCACGGCTCGTAGGGCACCGAGCGCTGGAAGCGCGACAGCTCCACGCCCATGGGCGCCAGCTCGATCTGGTCCGGCAGGCTCCCGGCCAGCTCCTGGCGCACCTCCGCCAGCAGCTTCTTCGTGATGACGAAGGCGAACTTCGCGTGCCGCCACTTCTCCCGCTGGTTCGGCCCGTAGTCGTCCAGCGGCCCGTGCAGCGTCATGCTGTACGTGAGCCCCGACAACAGGTGCGCGAACATGGCCACGTGCGCCGCGTTGGCGCAGGAGTGCACGTGCACGTGCGTCCAGCCGCGCTCGCGCGCCAGCGAAGCCAGCCGGCCGCCCATCACCGCGAACGCCACCAGCTGCGCGCGGCCCTTCGCGTCCAGCCCCTCCGCCCGGGCGATGGAGGCCAGCACCCGCGCCCAGCCCGTGGGCATGGCCCGGGCAATCTCCAGCGCGGCCCGCAGCACGCCCAGCGGGGGCGGCGGCGCCAGGTACTCCGTGCGCGACATGGCCTCGCGGGCCCAGCTGTGGCTGATGATGCGCGCGGGCGGCGGACGGGTGGACACCAGCTCCGGCGACACACCCTTCCCCGGCAGCGCCTGCAGCTCGCGCCAGAAGAAGATGTGGGTCTGTCCGGGGAACTCGGGAATCAGGTAGCCGATCTTCTGCACGCCCCATCCATAACACGCCGCGTCCCCCTCGCTCCCCGCGCCCGGAGGGGGCCACGGGGGTCCGGCGGGGGTGTCAGGCGTGACAGCAGACCGGCAGCGCGCTCCTTCGCCTGCCCGCCCGCCCGGGTCGTTGGGTCATGACGCCTCATTGCGTTATACCGTCCGCGCTCCCATGTCCGCCGATTCGAGCCCCCCGTCACCCACCGAGGAGACCCCGCCCGCGAGCGCCGTGCCCTCGCCGGAGCTGTCGCGGCTGTGGTTCGCGCTGGACCGCCGCGCCTGGAGCTACCTGGTCGTCGTCCCCGCCCACCCCGGCGCCCCCGCGCAGGACGCGGCCCAGGCGCTGATGGAGGCCGGTTCGCCCTACCCGGAGCCGCCCCTGCGCCTGGTGGACGCCACCGGCATCGAGCCCGCCGGCGCCCCGCGCATGGTCCTCGAGGTGCGCCGCCGCGTGGAGCAGGGGGAGCGCGTCATCGTGGTCGTCGACTCGCTCCTCACCCACCCGGCGAGCCTCCCGCTGGCCCTGGCCGCGGACACCGCCCTGCTGGTCGTCACGCTGGGCGAGACGGACTTCGGCTCCGCGCAGAAGACGCTCGCGCTGGTGGGCGAGGACCGCTTCGCAGGCAGCGTCACCTTCCCGCGTCCCACGAAGAAGCAGAAGCGCGCCGACGCCGCCAAGAAGAAGAAGCCATGAGCCCTTCCGACTCCTCCGCTGGCCCGGCCCCCCGGCTCAGCGTCGTCATCGCCACGTACAACCGGCTGCCCCTCATCACCCGCCTGCTCCAGCAGCTGGCCGGCCAGACGCTGCCGCCCGAGGACTTCGAGGTGGTGGTGGTGGACGACGGCTCCGCCACCGACGTGAAGGGCCCGCTCCTGGCCCTGAAGCTGCCCTACACCCTGCGCGTGGAGGTGCAGCAGAACGCGGGCGCCGCCGCCGCTCGGCACCGGGGCGTGCTGGCCGCCCGGGGCACCACGGTGCTGGTCACGGATGACGACATGCAGGTGGCCTCCGACTTCCTCGCGCGCCACCTGACGCACCACCCGCCGGGCTCGCGCAACGTGGTGCTGGGCCGCATCAGCCCGGACCCCGAAATCGGGGAGATGCCCCTCTTCGAACGCTGGTACGCGCACCTCAACAACCGCATGGCGGAGGAGCTGTCCGTCCCCGGCGCGAAGGCGCGCGGCAACCACCTGTACACGGGCAACGTGTCCTTCCCCCGCGCGGACTACGTGGGCGTGGGCGGCTTCGACAAGACGCTGGGCCAGTCCGAGGACGTGGAGCTGGGCGTGCGCCTGGAGAAGGCCGGCTGCGCGTTCCTCTTCGCGCCGGACGCGTACGTGCTGCACGGCAGCGACCACGTCAGCTTCGAGAAGTGGATCCGCCGCGCCCACCGCTACGGCATGTTCGACACCCACGTCTCCGTGAAGCACCCGGACGTGAAGGGCGTGAACCCCTGGCGCCTCTTCTTCGAGACGAACCTGCTGTCGCGCCCGCTGCTCGCCTCCGCGGTGGTGGCGCCGGAGGCGTCCCGCAAGCTGACGGAGGCCGTGGTGAAGGCCTCCACCGTCGCGGACAAGCTGGGGCTCACCGGCGCCGCGTTCGCGGGCACCTCCGTGGCGTACGGCATGGAGTACCTGCGCGGGGCCCGCACGGAGGCCGGCGGCTGGCGGGGCGTGGCCAAGGGCGTCGCGCGCTACCTGCAGGGCCGGGGAAATCCCCAAGGATGATTGCCATGTTCGGAGCCCTCATCTCGGACGCGCTGGAGATGGCCAAGGCGGCCACCGGTTCGTCGGACGCGAAGTCCATCGCCAAGGTGGTGCTGACCAGCGACTCGTACCGCATCACCGCGCTCAACCGCGCGCGGGAGGCGGCGCTCGCCCTGCACATCCCGCTGGTCAACCACGTGCTGCGCGTGGCCCAGACGGCGGTGATGGGCATCGAGATTGGCAAGGACGTGACGCTGGGCAAGGGCGTGTACTTCGTGCACAGCCTGGGCGTCGTCATCGGCGGGGACGCGCGCATCGGCGACCGCGTGCGCTTCTACGGCAACAACACCGTGGGCACCGCCAAGGACAACGGCTACCCCGTCATCGAGGACGACGTCTGGATTGGCGCGGGCGCCCGCATCCTGGGGCCCGTGCGCATTGGCGCGCGGTCGCGCATTGGCGCGAACGCCGTGGTGCTCCAGGACGTGCCGCCGGACAGCGTCGCGGTGGGCATCCCCGCGCGCATCTTCCCGCGCAAGGACCAGGACGAGGTCCCGCTGTAGCCGTCTCGCTGTTTCAAGTGGATCCGCTGTGCCGGGTTCGTTCCGGGGGATGCGTTGAAGAAGGTCATGGCAGACAGGGCGAAGCACGCGCGGTGGAAGCGCACCGTCATCCTCACCTGCGCAGTGCTGGGAAGCGGCGCGGGCGTGGCGATGGCGCAGCAGCAGGACACCGCCGCGAAGGACGCCGCTCCCTCGAAGGACACCGCCGCGCAGCCCGCCCCCACGGACACGGTGGCCGTCTACGACGGGGGCCTCCAGGCCGGGTGGAAGGACATCGGCTGGGCGCCGCGTGAGACGCCCAAGGGCGCGCCCGCGCGCCTGCGGATGTTCAACTACGGCGGGTGGATCCTCTACCGGCCCAAGCTCCCGGGCGCGTACGGCGCACTGAGCTTCCGCTTCACCGCCCCGGAGTCCTACGGCGAGTTCCTGGACGTGCGCCTGGACGCCCCCGGCGCCGCCACGTTCCCGCACGTGCGGATCAGCCCGGAGTTCATCGTCAAGAAGGACCGCGAGTGGGTGGAGGTCGTCGTCCCCATGGAGGTCCTCAACCCGCGCAGCGAGCCCTTCGACCGCCTGGTGTTCCGTGCGTCGAAGGAGGTGGCCCGGGACTGGGTGCTCTTCGACAAGGTGGCCCTGGTGCCGCTGTCGCCGGACATCGCCGCCGCGCGCGCGGCCGGCGGTGGGCGCGTGGGCCGGGGCGACGGCCGCGAGTCGAAGATGGTCATCGACTGCACCGCGCCGTCCAAGCCCATCAGCCCGCTCATCTACGGCATCGCGCTGGACGGCAACAAGGAGACCACGGACACGCACCAGTGGAAGCTGGGCGCCACCATCCGCCGCTGGGGCGGCAACCCCACGTCCCGCTACAACTGGAAGCTGGGGCGCGCGTGGAACACCGGCAACGACTGGTACTTCCGCAACGTGCAGCTGGGCTTCGGCGCGGATGACTTCCTGGAGTCCAACCGGAAGAACAACGTGCAGTCCGCGCTCACGCTGCCGCTGATTGGCTGGGTGGCCAAGGACACGTCCTCCGTGGGCTTCCCCGTCTCCGAGTTCGGCCCGCAGCAGGCCCAGGACGACACGGAGCCCGCGGGCGGCAACGGCGTGCGCCGCGACGGCACGCCCCTGGTGCCCGGCCAGCCCACGACCACCAGCGTGCAGGCCCCGCCGGAGTTCATCTCCGAGTGGGTGAAGTCGCTCAAGGCCGCCAAACGCGGCGTGAACATGTACATCCTGGACAACGAGCCCGCCCTCTGGAGCTCCACGCACCGGGACGTGCACCCCGAACCGCTCACCTACGACGAGCTGCTCAAGCGCACCATCGACTACGGCTCCGCCGTGCGGAAGGCGGATCCGGACGCCGTCATCGCCGGTCCCGCGGAGTGGGGCTGGACGAACTACTTCTGGTCCGCCGCGGACTTCGCCCCCGGTCGCCCGCCGTACACCGACCGCCGCGCCCACGGCGACGTGCCCCTCCTACCCTGGTACCTGCGAGAGCTGCGCGACTACGAGAAGAAGACCGGCGTGCGCCTCCTGGACGTGGTGGACGTGCACTTCTACCCGCAGACCAACGTGGGCCTGGGCATGGAGGGCGCCACGGATCCGGACACCAACGCGCGGCGGATCCGCTCCACGCGCGCGCTGTGGGATCCGACGTACAAGGACGAGTCCTGGATCGCCGAGCCCATCCAGCTCATCCCCCGCGTGAAGCAGTGGATTTCGGAGAACTACCCCGGCCGGGGCCTGTCCATTGGCGAGTACAACTTCGGCGCCATGAAGCACATGAGCGGCGGCCTGGCGCAGGCGGAGGCCCTGGGCCGCTTCGGGCAGCAGGGGCTCACGTCCGCGTTCTTCTGGCAGTACCCCGCGGAGAACAGTCCCACGTTCTGGGCGTTCCGCGCGTACCGCGACTTCGACGGGCGGGGCGGCCGCTTCCAGGACAACGGCCTGTCCACCACCGCGCCGGAGGGCACCAGCCTCTTCGCGTCCCGGGATTCCTCCGGCAAGAAGCTCACTGCCGTATTGCTCAACTTCGACCCCGAGCAGCCCGCCCAGGCGCAGCTGGAGTTCAAGGGCTGCGGCTCGCTCAACACCGTGCGCGTCATGGGGTACTCGGGCGCGCCCGGCGGTTTCACCGAACAGGCCACCGGCAAGAAGGCCGAGCAGGCCCTCTCGCAGCGCCTTCCCCCCTACTCCATCACCGTGCTGGACCTCACGGTGAAGTGAAGACGACGCCTTGACCACCGCACACGCCCCCGCCGCCGCCTCCCGCCCGCGCCTGAACATCGGCCAGCTCGCCATCGACCAGCTCACCTTCCCCCAGGCCATCACGGCCATTGGCGAGCTGGTGGACGCGCACCAGGGCGGCTACGTCTTCACCGCCAACGTGGACCACGTCGTCCTGGCGGAGACGAACACGCGCTTCCGCGACGCGTACCAGAAGGCCACCCTCTCCGTGGTGGACGGCATGCCCATCGTCTGGGCGTCGCGCATGCTGGACGTGTCCCTGCCGGAGCGCATCGCCGGCTCCGACCTCATCCTCCCGCTGGTGAAGCTGGGCGCCGAGCGCAAGTGGCGCATCTTCCTGCTGGGCGCGGGCCCGGGCGTCGCGGAGAAGGTGGGCAGGCAGTTCCAGGCGGAGTACCCCGGCATCGAGGTCGTGGGCTGGGACTCGCCCATGGTGAACCTGGACGCGGGCGACGCGCAGAACGACCCCATCGTCGCGCGCATCCGGGAGAAGGACCCGCACCTGCTCTTCGTCGCGCTGGGCAGCCCCAAGCAGGAGGTGTGGATTTCGCAGGTGGCCCAGAAGCTGGGGCCCACGGTGGCCATCGGCATCGGCGCGGGGTTCGACTTCATCGCCGGCACCGCCAAGCGCGCCCCCGAGTGGATCGCCAAGGCCGGCTTCGAGTGGCTCTACCGCCTCACCCACGAGCCCAAGCGCCTGTGGCGCCGCTACATCCTCAATGACTCCCAGTTCGGGGTCATCCTCCTGCGCGAGCTGTGGAAGCGCACCCGGGGTTCACAGGAAGGCTGAGTCCTGGGGGACTCGCGCGACTGGCCGTATGTCCTTGATTTCTAAGGCTGAGTCGCTTTCCCCCTCTCTGGACAGTTACAGCCAAGCTTGAGTATTCTTGCCCCGCACGCCTTTCGCGGGGTGCTTCTTCCAGACAGACGCGGGTTCCGCACGCCGGGGCGCTGAGGTGAAGCGCGGGTGGACGGGCCGGGGTGTGCGCTGGGCAGCGGCCTCCCGCGTCCGGGGTGTGCCCACCCGTAGGCCCCTGGACGTTCCCCTATGTCATCCGCTGTCTCCCGTTCGTCGCCCCGTTGGGCGGCGCGACTCGTCGTGTTCGCGGCGTTGCTGCTGTCCGCCTTCAGCGTGCCGGCCACCGCCGCCACCAACACGGAGGCCACGCAGAAGGCCATCCAGTTCCTCAGCGCGGACGTGGCCAACTGGACCACGTCGCAGAACTGCATCGCGTGCCACCGCCAGGGCGCGGCGGTGTTCGGCCTGTCGAGCGCCAAGGCCAATGGCTACAACATGGCGCAGGCCACCTCCAACGGCCGCACCATCCAGGGCAACCTGGACCTCTTGGGCGCGCGCATCAAGACGGACCAGCGGCCCGCGGGCAACTGGCTGCACGAGGGCAGCGCGTACCCCAACGAGAAGACGAGCTGGGCGTCCTTCGGCCTGGCGGGCTTCGACCAGTACGTGTCCACGCAGTACAGCAGCGCGCTGGTGATGGCGGCCAACTGGGCCGTGGGCATCCAGCAGGCCAGCGGCCGGTGGCCGGAGGACCACATCAACTTCCCGGTGGACCACGGCAGCGTGCCGCTGACCGCGCGCTTCATCGTCGCGCTGTCGCAGGCGAAGCAGCGCGTGGACCCGGCGAAGGCGGCGCAATACCAGACGGCCATCGACAAGGCGGCGGCGTACCTGCGCGCGAACCTCAACAACAACGACACGTCCGGCACCGGTGACGGCATGCCGTACACGTTCCAGAAGTCGTGGGCCATCGTGGGCCTGAAGGCCGCTGGCGCGGGCACGGGCAACGTGAACACCGCCGCCATCACCACGCTGGCGAACCAGTTGGTGGCCATGCCCGCGGTGAGCGGCAAGGGCTGGGGCAACCTGCCGTCGGAAGCGTCCAACGACTTCGCGACGGGCATTGGCGTGTACGCGCTGTGCCTCGCGGGCCTGGAGCCGGCCAGCAACGCGCGCCTGTTCAACGCGATTGAATGGCTGAAGTCCCGCCAGGCGGCGGACGGCAGCTGGGGTTCGGGCACGGCGACGCCGGACATCCCGACGACGTTCGCGTCGCTGGGCCTGGCGTGCTTCGGCGACTTCAGCGTGGAGGTGTCCGTGGTGGGCGAGGACACGAAGATGTTCCCCATCTACGACCCGGCCGCGCAGGAGACGACCTACACGTTCAAGGTGAAGAATCACGGCTACCAGGCGGACACGTACACGCTGAGCGCCGCGGGCGGCCTGCCCGGCTGGACGGCCACGCTGAGCCGCCCCACGGTGTTCCTGGCCTCCGGCCAGGAGTCCACGGTGACGCTGACGGTGCGCGCTCCGGCGAACCTGCTGCCCTCGCTCTTGTCGGAGGTCACGGTGACGGCGGCCTCGGGTGGCGCGCCGGGCGTGTCCGCTTCGGCTCGCGCGAAGACGTATACGCCTCCGCCGCCTCCGGTGACGGGCGTGGCGACGACGACGGCCATCCTGACGCCGGCGGCGAACGCGCAGGTGACCATTGGCCAGGCGACGCTGCTGTCGGCGCGCGTGCGGGATGCGTCGAACAACGTGGTGGTGGGGCCGCTGAAGGGCGTGGTGACCTTCTTCGTGGCGGGCGTGGCGATTGGCGCGGATGACGACGCGAACGGCGACGGCGTGTTCAGCCTGCCGTGGAGCATCGCGACGGACACGTGGACCGCCACGGGGGCGCAGGACTACCGCGCGGTGTATTCCGGCGTGACGTTGCAGCCGAACAGCCAGAACCTGCTGGGCAGCACGGCGGCGCAGACGCTGAACATCAACGCCTATCCGTACACGCCGCCGGAGGTCATCATGGGCAACCAGCCCGCGTTCCTCCGCGAGACGACGCTGAACGCGTGGGGCTTCGTGAAGCCGGCCACCAACGGCGCGGTCATCACCTACGCGGCGTTCATCGTGAACGGCGGCACGCCGGTGGTGGTGAACCCCGAGCTGAGCGGCGGTCTGG
Coding sequences:
- a CDS encoding RNA polymerase sigma factor; translated protein: MADKEMQTFAELVIQFRSGLLKHAQRILGNAADAEDLVQHALDEAWKERLHLQGAEAFRAWTGRVINTRAISLLRHHRAEQRKAVNAGWVTVLADDPQEAEGGELWTFIQEKDLREAVDRLPPQQREVFRLRAQGRSYVSIGAQVGRSTGTVGWWLHQVREQLRERLQPIAEERKLSVGTWH
- the epsE gene encoding exopolysaccharide biosynthesis GT4 family glycosyltransferase EpsE, translating into MQKIGYLIPEFPGQTHIFFWRELQALPGKGVSPELVSTRPPPARIISHSWAREAMSRTEYLAPPPPLGVLRAALEIARAMPTGWARVLASIARAEGLDAKGRAQLVAFAVMGGRLASLARERGWTHVHVHSCANAAHVAMFAHLLSGLTYSMTLHGPLDDYGPNQREKWRHAKFAFVITKKLLAEVRQELAGSLPDQIELAPMGVELSRFQRSVPYEPWSGEGPLRLFACGRLNPCKGHADLIDAVGMLRKKGIDARLSIAGEDEAGGTTYRKVLEAKLAQDGLTDAVTLLGAVSEDVVKDGIQRSHLFALASLQEPLGVAIMEAMAMRAPVVVTGAGGVKELVDDGVDGVLVPPQAPAVLAEKLEKLARDPAEAVRLGEAGRRKVEEQFSSERSADMLARMLDARA
- the epsD gene encoding exopolysaccharide biosynthesis glycosyltransferase EpsD — protein: MSPSDSSAGPAPRLSVVIATYNRLPLITRLLQQLAGQTLPPEDFEVVVVDDGSATDVKGPLLALKLPYTLRVEVQQNAGAAAARHRGVLAARGTTVLVTDDDMQVASDFLARHLTHHPPGSRNVVLGRISPDPEIGEMPLFERWYAHLNNRMAEELSVPGAKARGNHLYTGNVSFPRADYVGVGGFDKTLGQSEDVELGVRLEKAGCAFLFAPDAYVLHGSDHVSFEKWIRRAHRYGMFDTHVSVKHPDVKGVNPWRLFFETNLLSRPLLASAVVAPEASRKLTEAVVKASTVADKLGLTGAAFAGTSVAYGMEYLRGARTEAGGWRGVAKGVARYLQGRGNPQG
- the epsC gene encoding serine O-acetyltransferase EpsC — translated: MFGALISDALEMAKAATGSSDAKSIAKVVLTSDSYRITALNRAREAALALHIPLVNHVLRVAQTAVMGIEIGKDVTLGKGVYFVHSLGVVIGGDARIGDRVRFYGNNTVGTAKDNGYPVIEDDVWIGAGARILGPVRIGARSRIGANAVVLQDVPPDSVAVGIPARIFPRKDQDEVPL
- the epsB gene encoding GH44 family glycoside hydrolase EpsB; translated protein: MADRAKHARWKRTVILTCAVLGSGAGVAMAQQQDTAAKDAAPSKDTAAQPAPTDTVAVYDGGLQAGWKDIGWAPRETPKGAPARLRMFNYGGWILYRPKLPGAYGALSFRFTAPESYGEFLDVRLDAPGAATFPHVRISPEFIVKKDREWVEVVVPMEVLNPRSEPFDRLVFRASKEVARDWVLFDKVALVPLSPDIAAARAAGGGRVGRGDGRESKMVIDCTAPSKPISPLIYGIALDGNKETTDTHQWKLGATIRRWGGNPTSRYNWKLGRAWNTGNDWYFRNVQLGFGADDFLESNRKNNVQSALTLPLIGWVAKDTSSVGFPVSEFGPQQAQDDTEPAGGNGVRRDGTPLVPGQPTTTSVQAPPEFISEWVKSLKAAKRGVNMYILDNEPALWSSTHRDVHPEPLTYDELLKRTIDYGSAVRKADPDAVIAGPAEWGWTNYFWSAADFAPGRPPYTDRRAHGDVPLLPWYLRELRDYEKKTGVRLLDVVDVHFYPQTNVGLGMEGATDPDTNARRIRSTRALWDPTYKDESWIAEPIQLIPRVKQWISENYPGRGLSIGEYNFGAMKHMSGGLAQAEALGRFGQQGLTSAFFWQYPAENSPTFWAFRAYRDFDGRGGRFQDNGLSTTAPEGTSLFASRDSSGKKLTAVLLNFDPEQPAQAQLEFKGCGSLNTVRVMGYSGAPGGFTEQATGKKAEQALSQRLPPYSITVLDLTVK
- the epsA gene encoding exopolysaccharide biosynthesis glycosyltransferase EpsA translates to MTTAHAPAAASRPRLNIGQLAIDQLTFPQAITAIGELVDAHQGGYVFTANVDHVVLAETNTRFRDAYQKATLSVVDGMPIVWASRMLDVSLPERIAGSDLILPLVKLGAERKWRIFLLGAGPGVAEKVGRQFQAEYPGIEVVGWDSPMVNLDAGDAQNDPIVARIREKDPHLLFVALGSPKQEVWISQVAQKLGPTVAIGIGAGFDFIAGTAKRAPEWIAKAGFEWLYRLTHEPKRLWRRYILNDSQFGVILLRELWKRTRGSQEG
- a CDS encoding Ig-like domain-containing protein, which encodes MSSAVSRSSPRWAARLVVFAALLLSAFSVPATAATNTEATQKAIQFLSADVANWTTSQNCIACHRQGAAVFGLSSAKANGYNMAQATSNGRTIQGNLDLLGARIKTDQRPAGNWLHEGSAYPNEKTSWASFGLAGFDQYVSTQYSSALVMAANWAVGIQQASGRWPEDHINFPVDHGSVPLTARFIVALSQAKQRVDPAKAAQYQTAIDKAAAYLRANLNNNDTSGTGDGMPYTFQKSWAIVGLKAAGAGTGNVNTAAITTLANQLVAMPAVSGKGWGNLPSEASNDFATGIGVYALCLAGLEPASNARLFNAIEWLKSRQAADGSWGSGTATPDIPTTFASLGLACFGDFSVEVSVVGEDTKMFPIYDPAAQETTYTFKVKNHGYQADTYTLSAAGGLPGWTATLSRPTVFLASGQESTVTLTVRAPANLLPSLLSEVTVTAASGGAPGVSASARAKTYTPPPPPVTGVATTTAILTPAANAQVTIGQATLLSARVRDASNNVVVGPLKGVVTFFVAGVAIGADDDANGDGVFSLPWSIATDTWTATGAQDYRAVYSGVTLQPNSQNLLGSTAAQTLNINAYPYTPPEVIMGNQPAFLRETTLNAWGFVKPATNGAVITYAAFIVNGGTPVVVNPELSGGLVYIPVELVEGPNIIQLTGRDNLGGVTTKQINLTVDRVPPVITIQSPVQGQVVGGLVDVTSLIDDRTPTRVETQWVNTTLLEFGTGSVTHPVSLPNFGEQGILVRATDSANNVTEAVVHVFVDSGTPTVTTDPADGATFGPRANNTLPYVIRVSSVSATTVKLGAQQFQLPRGGGEIQTSVTLASGVNTLTIDATNEAGRTTRVTRTVRYDTQAPVATLVTPAPGSTVSGVVTLTARVTDALSGIKNVAFTRDGSGIRAGTLQSNGTWIAELDTRELLDGTHTVDVWMTDAVDNFVIQSFSFTVKNN